The DNA window CAGAGCGGTCGAAGGCCACTTCAGTGATACCCGCGTCCTTGGCACGCTCAGCGAGCAGCGATCCGACCTTGGCAGCCGCGTCGGCGTTGCCAGTGGCCGCTTCGCGCAGCGCCTTGTCGAGCGTAGAGGCGCTGACCAACACATGGCCGCCATCGGCGGAGATGATCTGCGCGTAGATGTGGCGCGGAGTGCGGTTGACGCACAGACGCACAACACCCAGCTCACGGATCTTCGCGCGCGCACGGCGGGCACGACGGAGACGAGATTCTTTCTTCGCGTTCATAACCCTGCCTTACTTCTTCTTGGCTTCTTTACGGCGAACCTGTTCGTCGCTGTAACGAACGCCCTTGCCCTTGTAGGGCTCCGGCGGACGGAAAGCGCGAATTTCTGCCGCGACCTGGCCGAGCTGCTGCTTGTCCGCGCTTTTCAGCACGATCGTGGTGTTACGCGGAGTCTCCGCGCTGACACCTTTGGGCAGCGTGTACTCAACCGGGTGAGAAAAGCCGAGCGAAAGGTTGATGGTCTGGCCATTAGCAGCGGCACGATAGCCGACGCCGTTGATCTCGAGGGTGCGCGAGAAACCTTCGCTCACTCCGACGACCATGTTGTTGACCAGTGCCCGAGTAGTGCCCGCCATGGCCCAGCTCTTGGCTTGAGCGCTGGGTGCGAAGGTCAGCTGACCTTCTTCCTGGCTGACGACGACATCGGCGTGAACGGTCAGTTCGAGCTGGCCCTGGCCGCCTTTCACGGTCAGGGTCTTATCGTTGATCTTCACTTCGACGCCGCTGGGCAGCTTTACCGGATATTTGGCAATCCTAGACATTTCTCACTCCTAGAATACGGTACAGATGACTTCACCGCCGACGCCGGCCTGACGCGCGGCACGGTCGGTCATCACGCCCTTGGAGGTGGAAACGATGGCGACGCCGAGACCGTCTGCGACCTTGGGCAATTCATCCTTGCCCTTGTAGATGCGCAGGGAAGGCTTGGAGACGCGCTGCAGGTGCTCGATGACCGGCTTGCCTTCGAAATACTTGAGGGTGACCTTCAGCTGCGGCTGAGTCTCACCGACGACAGCGAAGTCGGCGATGTATCCCTCTTCCTTCAGTACACGCGCCACTTCGACCTTGACCTTGGAGGACGGAATATCGACCGTCACCTTGGTGGCCTGCTGCGCGTTGCGGATACGAGTCAACATATCCGCCAGAGTGTCTTGCATGCTCATTGCTAGCGCTCCTCGCGTGCGTTACCAGCTGGACTTGGTCAAGCCGGGGACGTCGCCGCGCATTGCGGCTTCACGCAGCTTGTTACGGCCAAGGCCGAACTTGTTGTAGTAGCCGTGCGGACGGCCGGTGATACGGCAGCGGTTACGCTGACGGACCGGGCTCGAGTCACGCGGAAGGCTCTGCAGCTTGAGCTGAGCATCGAATTTCTCCTCGTCGGACGAGGAGACACTCTGGATGATTGCTTTGAGCTCCGCGCGGCGAGCTGCGTACTTCTTGACCAGCTGCGTGCGCTTGAGCTCACGCTCAATCATACTTTTCTTCGCCATTATTCCAGCCTTTATTTCTTGAACGGGAAGTTCAGCGCGCTAAGGAGCGCACGACCTTCTTCGTCGCTGTTGGCAGTGGTGGTAATCGTGATGTCCAGACCACGGATCCGGTCGATCTTATCATATTCGATCTCCGGAAAGATGATCTGCTCACGAACGCCCATGGAGTAGTTGCCGCGACCGTCGAAAGACTTCGGGTTGAGACCACGGAAGTCACGGACACGCGGGATCGCGATATTGACCAGACGGTCAAGAAAATCCCACATCCGCTCCTTGCGCAGCGTCACCTTGACGCCGATCGGCCAGCCTTCACGGACCTTGAAACCGGCGACGGATTTACGCGCCTTGGTCACGATCGGCTTTTGGCCGGAGAGCTTCTCCAAGTCCGCTGCAGCGTGCTCGATCAGCTTTTTATCGCTGGTCGCTTCACCAACACCCATGTTCAGGGTGATCTTGGTGATTTTCGGCACCTGCATCACGTTGGCGTAGCCGAAATGCTCCTTGAGCTGGGCTACCACCTCGTCTTTGTACTGCTGTTTCAAATTCGCCATTATCCCACCCGACTCGCGTTAGGCGTCGATCTGCTTTTGAGTCGACTTGAAGATACGGACCTTGGTACCGTCGTCCTTCAGCTGAAAGCCGACACGATCCGCCTTGCCGGTTTCCTGGTTGAAGATCGCGACGTTAGACTCGTGAATCGGAGCCTCACGTTCGACGATACCCCCCTGCTGACCGAGCATCGGGTTGGGCTTGGTGTGACGTTTAATCATGTTCACACCTGCGATGACGAACTTACCGTCTTTAAGCACACGCTTGACGGTACCGCGCTTGCCCTTGTCCTTGCCGGCGATGACGATTACCTCGTCGTCACGTTTGATCTTGCGCATTTTCCGCTCCGCTCCTTACAGCACTTCGGGCGCCAAGGAAATGATCTTCATGAACTTTTCAGTACGAAGCTCACGAGTAACCGGCCCAAAGATACGGGTGCCGATCGGCTGTTCGTTGGTGTTGTTCAACAGAACCGCCGCATTTCCATCGAAACGGATCAGCGAGCCGTCCGGACGGCGAACGCCGCTCGCGGTACGCACGACCACAGCCTTGAGTACTTGGCCTTTCTTTACACGGCCACGCGGAATCGCTTCCTTGACCGTGACCTTGATGACGTCGCCGATGCGCGCGTAGCGACGGTGAGAGCCGCCGAGCACCTTGATGCACTGGACCCGGCGCGCACCGCTGTTGTCAGCGACATCCAGCATTGTTTGCGTCTGAATCATCGGTTTTCTCCAAACCTAAACTGACTGCACTGGTAGGCAGCGGGCTCAGCCCTTGGCCTGTTCGATCACTTCGACCAGCGACCAGGACTTCATCTTGGAGATCGGGCGGCCTTCACGAATGGAGACCAGATCGCCAACCTTCGCCTGGTTGGTTTCGTCGTGGGCATGCAGCTTGGTGGAGCGCTTAACATACTTGCCGTAGATCGGGTGGCGCTCAGAGCGCTCGATCATCACGACGATGGACTTGTCCATCTTATCGCTCACAACCTTGCCGGTGAGCGTACGTGCTTGCGTTTCCTGGGACATCTTATTCACCTGCCTTCTGTTTGATCACAGTCTTCACGCGAGCGATCTCGCGACGCGTCTGCTTCAACAGATGGGTCTGGTTAAGCTGCCCCGTAGCCTTCTGCATACGCAGATTGAATTGCTCGCGCAGCAGCTCGAACAGCTGCTCTTTGAGCGCCTCGGCTGACTTTTCACGAAGTTCCTGAGCTTTCATCACATCACCGTCCGTTTCACGAAGGTAGTGGCAACGGGCATCTTCTGAGCAGCCAGAGTGAACGCCTCACGCGCCAGCTCTTCCGAAACGCCTTCGATCTCGTAAAGAACGCGACCGGGCTGGATCTGCGCAACCCAGTACTCCACCGACCCCTTACCTTTACCCATACGAACTTCGAGGGGCTTTTCCGAGATCGGCTTGTCCGGGAAGACGCGAATCCAGATCTTGCCACCACGCTTGACGTGACGGGTGATCGCACGACGACCGGCTTCGATCTGACGAGCGGTGAGACGACCACGGCCAGTGGCCTTGAGGCCGTACTCGCCGAAGCTCACGCTGCTACCGCGATTCGCCAGGCCACGGTTGCGGCCCTTGTGCTGCTTGCGAAATTTTGTACGCTTGGGCTGTAACATCGACTAATCCCCTTACTTTGAGCCTTTCTTCTTGGGAGCCGCAGGCTGCTGAGGCTGCTTGGCTTTCGCCCGCACTTCCTCGATGCCTCCGAGAATCTCTCCCTTGAAGACCCAAACCTTGACGCCGATGACGCCGTAGGTGGTATGCGCTTCATAGGTGGCGTAGTCGATGTCCGCGCGCAGTGTGTGAAGCGGAACACGGCCTTCACGATACCACTCGGTGCGCGCGATCTCGGCACCGCCAAGGCGACCGGAGAGCTGGATCTTGATGCCCTTGGCGCCGAGGCGCATGGCGTTCTGCACCGCACGCTTCATTGCACGGCGGAACATCACGCGGCGCTCGAGCTGGCCTGCGATGTTCTGCGCGACCAAGCGAGCGTCGAGCTCCGGCTTGCGAACTTCCTCGATGTTGACGTGCACCGGCACGCCCATCATCGAAGTCAGATCGCGACGAAGGCGATCGACGTCTTCGCCTTTCTTGCCAATCACGATGCCCGGACGAGCAGTGTGAATGGTGATGCGTGCATTGTTAGCCGGACGCTCGATGAGCACGCGGCTGACGGATGCATTCTTGAGACGATCCTCGATGAAGCTACGAACGGCGAGGTCGTTGTTCAGCTTGTCGGCATAAGCACCGCGCTCTGCGTACCAGACCGAAGTGTGGTCTTTGACGATACCGAGGCGAAT is part of the Halotalea alkalilenta genome and encodes:
- the rpsH gene encoding 30S ribosomal protein S8, which gives rise to MSMQDTLADMLTRIRNAQQATKVTVDIPSSKVKVEVARVLKEEGYIADFAVVGETQPQLKVTLKYFEGKPVIEHLQRVSKPSLRIYKGKDELPKVADGLGVAIVSTSKGVMTDRAARQAGVGGEVICTVF
- the rplN gene encoding 50S ribosomal protein L14, which gives rise to MIQTQTMLDVADNSGARRVQCIKVLGGSHRRYARIGDVIKVTVKEAIPRGRVKKGQVLKAVVVRTASGVRRPDGSLIRFDGNAAVLLNNTNEQPIGTRIFGPVTRELRTEKFMKIISLAPEVL
- the rplP gene encoding 50S ribosomal protein L16, translating into MLQPKRTKFRKQHKGRNRGLANRGSSVSFGEYGLKATGRGRLTARQIEAGRRAITRHVKRGGKIWIRVFPDKPISEKPLEVRMGKGKGSVEYWVAQIQPGRVLYEIEGVSEELAREAFTLAAQKMPVATTFVKRTVM
- the rpsC gene encoding 30S ribosomal protein S3 → MGQKVHPIGIRLGIVKDHTSVWYAERGAYADKLNNDLAVRSFIEDRLKNASVSRVLIERPANNARITIHTARPGIVIGKKGEDVDRLRRDLTSMMGVPVHVNIEEVRKPELDARLVAQNIAGQLERRVMFRRAMKRAVQNAMRLGAKGIKIQLSGRLGGAEIARTEWYREGRVPLHTLRADIDYATYEAHTTYGVIGVKVWVFKGEILGGIEEVRAKAKQPQQPAAPKKKGSK
- the rplX gene encoding 50S ribosomal protein L24 produces the protein MRKIKRDDEVIVIAGKDKGKRGTVKRVLKDGKFVIAGVNMIKRHTKPNPMLGQQGGIVEREAPIHESNVAIFNQETGKADRVGFQLKDDGTKVRIFKSTQKQIDA
- the rpmC gene encoding 50S ribosomal protein L29 codes for the protein MKAQELREKSAEALKEQLFELLREQFNLRMQKATGQLNQTHLLKQTRREIARVKTVIKQKAGE
- the rpsN gene encoding 30S ribosomal protein S14, whose protein sequence is MAKKSMIERELKRTQLVKKYAARRAELKAIIQSVSSSDEEKFDAQLKLQSLPRDSSPVRQRNRCRITGRPHGYYNKFGLGRNKLREAAMRGDVPGLTKSSW
- the rplF gene encoding 50S ribosomal protein L6 produces the protein MSRIAKYPVKLPSGVEVKINDKTLTVKGGQGQLELTVHADVVVSQEEGQLTFAPSAQAKSWAMAGTTRALVNNMVVGVSEGFSRTLEINGVGYRAAANGQTINLSLGFSHPVEYTLPKGVSAETPRNTTIVLKSADKQQLGQVAAEIRAFRPPEPYKGKGVRYSDEQVRRKEAKKK
- the rpsQ gene encoding 30S ribosomal protein S17; the protein is MSQETQARTLTGKVVSDKMDKSIVVMIERSERHPIYGKYVKRSTKLHAHDETNQAKVGDLVSIREGRPISKMKSWSLVEVIEQAKG
- the rplE gene encoding 50S ribosomal protein L5, coding for MANLKQQYKDEVVAQLKEHFGYANVMQVPKITKITLNMGVGEATSDKKLIEHAAADLEKLSGQKPIVTKARKSVAGFKVREGWPIGVKVTLRKERMWDFLDRLVNIAIPRVRDFRGLNPKSFDGRGNYSMGVREQIIFPEIEYDKIDRIRGLDITITTTANSDEEGRALLSALNFPFKK
- the rplR gene encoding 50S ribosomal protein L18, whose translation is MNAKKESRLRRARRARAKIRELGVVRLCVNRTPRHIYAQIISADGGHVLVSASTLDKALREAATGNADAAAKVGSLLAERAKDAGITEVAFDRSGFKYHGRVKALADAAREGGLQF